The genomic DNA ACGCGTCAATTGCGGTCGTGTACGGGCCAGGGGTCATGACTGTGCCGACCGGCGTGTCCGCCTTGCTCTTTTCGTAGAGGTCCTTTTGTGTGACGATCCCCAGTAACTTTCCCTGGTCATCCACGACCGGCATCCGGCGGATTTTGCGAACGTACATCGTTTGCAGTGCATCCTTTGTCCTCGTCGCCGACGTTGCCGTGACCGCTGGGCTGCTCATCCGATCTTTCACGGTCATCGGAGGCCCCCTCCCGTCTCAAACCCGTATTGTCCGCCTTTACGGTACCATCCAGGCACCGGAGCGCCTATCAGGTGTGGGACGTATTCTCGCCCCCGACGCTGGCGAGGGTGCCATCCGCCACACGACCGAGTCACAATCGGGTGCCGATCCGATTCCCATCTGTTCGACACGACGGTATGTATGAAGTGTGGCGTAGGCCCCGGAGGTGACTTCGATGACCTGGTCCCGCTTACGATCGTCGCCGCTCAGATCACCGTTTCAGTGGGATCCGGTTTACGAAATCGAGGAGCTTCGCCGTGCGCTCGAACGAATTGGTGAACGTACCGCGGGGCCCGAGTCCGCCCCGGCGGCCGACTCGGACTTCGTCCCGCAGGTGGGTCTCTACGATGCCGGGGCCGCCTTTGTGGTGAGGGTGGACCTTCCGGGCGTACGGGCGGGGGATGTGGACATCACCGTTCAGGGGAGCACGCTCACCATTTGCGGCCACCGGGATGCAGGCTACCCGAGCGACATGAGCTGCCTGTTCTCCGAACAGTCGGCCGGACGTTTCGCGCGAACGATCGAGCTTTCCGAGGGCGTCGACGTCGACCACA from bacterium includes the following:
- a CDS encoding Hsp20/alpha crystallin family protein, which translates into the protein MTWSRLRSSPLRSPFQWDPVYEIEELRRALERIGERTAGPESAPAADSDFVPQVGLYDAGAAFVVRVDLPGVRAGDVDITVQGSTLTICGHRDAGYPSDMSCLFSEQSAGRFARTIELSEGVDVDHIKATLERGVLEIVLPKNKANGVKKVAVTVCKGE